In Taeniopygia guttata chromosome 2, bTaeGut7.mat, whole genome shotgun sequence, one genomic interval encodes:
- the VCPIP1 gene encoding deubiquitinating protein VCPIP1, whose product MSQPQQPPPPSPQQQPQPPPPSASKKRDRRIFSGTCPDPKCQARLFFPAHGPQGSGSIECTDCGRRHEQRQLLAVEEVTDPDLVLHNLLRNALLGVSGAGPPRRNTELVKVNGLSNYHCKLLAPILARYGMDKQTGKAKLLTEMNQGDIFDCSLLGDRAFLIEPEHVETMGYGKDRSGSLIYLHDTLEDIKKANNSQECLIPVHVDGDGHCLVHAVSRALVGRELFWHALRENLKKHFEENLSHYKALFHDFIDAAEWEDIINECDPLFVPPEGVPMGLRNIHIFGLANVLHRPIILLDSLSGMRSSGDYSATFLPGLIPLEKCMGKDGMLNKPICIAWSSSGRNHYIPLVGIKGAALPKLPRKLLPKAWGVPQDLIKKYIMLEEDGGCIIGGDRSLQDKYLMRLVAAMEEVFMSKHGIHPSLVADVHQYFYRRTGVIGVQPEEVTAAAKKAVMDNRLHRCLICGALSEHHVPPEWLAPGGKLYNLAKSTHGQLRPDKNYSFPLNSLVCSYNPVKDVLVPDYGLSNLTACNWCHGNLMRRVREDGSVLYIDGDRTNTRSSGGKCGCGFKHYWEGKEYDNLPEAFPITLEWGGRVVRETVYWFQYESDTSLNSNVYDVAMKLVTKHFPGEFGSEILVQKVVNTILHQTAKKNPDDYTPVNIDGAHAQRAEDVQQGQESESQLPTKIILTGQKTKTLHKEELNMSKAERTVQQSIADQASVMQKRKSEKLKQEHKGQPRTASPGAVREGPSSAPATPTKTPYSPTSAKEKKIRITTNDGRQSMLTLKCTTTFLELQEGIAREFNIPPYLQCIRYGFPPKELLPPKEGMENEPVPLQHGDRIAIEILKGKEEGRQAASAHSAHAVKHEDVAVTSKISSKDLQEQVDKEMYSLCLLATLMGEDVWSYAKGLPQLFQQGGVFYSIMKKTTGLADGKHCTFPHLPGKNFVYNAAEDRLELCVDAAGHFPIGPDVEELVKEALSQVRAEATSRSREASPSHGMLKLGSGGVVKKKSEQLHNITAFQGKGHSLGTASSSQQHDQRAREAPLLRKHSTETDFSPSAKIEPSVFTAASGNSELIRIAPGVVTMRDSRQLDPTLIEAQRKKLQEMVSSIQASMDRHLRDQNTEQSASVDVSQRKVEAVSSTAKTGSFQAALPESFSAPSGTEHLNTESTDGNMVNSVGTTFPARSKAQKGNSVEELEEMDSQDAGITNATEPMDHS is encoded by the exons atgtcccagccccagcagccgccgccgccgtcccctcagcagcagccgcagccgccgccTCCGTCCGCCTCCAAGAAGCGAGACCGGCGCATCTTCTCGGGCACCTGCCCCGATCCCAAATGCCAGGCGCGGCTGTTCTTCCCGGCGCACGGGCCGCAGGGCAGCGGCAGCATCGAGTGCACGGACTGCGGGCGGCGCCACGAGCAGCGGCAGCTGCTGGCCGTGGAGGAGGTGACGGACCCCGACCTGGTGCTGCACAACCTGCTGCGGAATGCGCTGCTGGGCGTCAGCGGCGCCGGCCCGCCCCGCAGGAACACCGAGCTCGTCAAAGTCAATGGCCTCTCCAACTACCACTGCAAGCTCCTGGCCCCCATTCTGGCCCGCTATGGGATGGACAAGCAGACTGGCAAAGCCAAGCTCCTCACGGAGATGAACCAGGGAGACATCTTTGACTGCTCCCTCCTGGGCGACCGCGCCTTCCTCATCGAGCCAGAGCACGTTGAAACCATGGGTTATGGGAAGGACCGCTCTGGCAGCCTCATCTACCTGCACGACACCCTGGAGGACATCAAGAAGGCCAACAACAGTCAAGAGTGCCTCATTCCTGTCCACGTGGATGGAGACGGCCACTGCCTCGTCCATGCAGTCTCACGAGCGCTTGTTGGCAGGGAGCTGTTCTGGCATGCACTCCGAGAGAATCTAAAGAAGCATTTTGAGGAGAATCTAAGCCACTACAAGGCACTTTTCCATGACTTTATTGATGCTGCAGAATGGGAGGATATTATAAATGAATGTGACCCTTTGTTTGTTCCTCCAGAAGGTGTGCCAATGGGCCTTAGGAATATTCATATCTTTGGTCTGGCCAACGTGCTTCACCGGCCTATCATCCTGTTAGACTCCTTGAGTGGAATGCGAAGCTCTGGGGACTATTCAGCAACATTCCTCCCTGGTCTGATACCTCTGGAAAAATGCATGGGGAAAGATGGCATGTTGAACAAGCCGATCTGTATTGCGTGGAGTAGCTCAGGACGTAACCATTATATTCCTCTGGTTGGAATAAAAGGTGCTGCTTTACCTAAGCTGCCTAGGAAGCTCCTTCCTAAAGCCTGGGGAGTTCCTCAAGACCtcataaaaaaatacatcatgTTAGAGGAGGATGGTGGTTGTATTATTGGAGGAGACAGAAGTTTGCAGGATAAGTACTTGATGAGGCTTGTTGCTGCAATGGAGGAGGTTTTCATGAGTAAGCACGGTATCCACCCCAGTCTTGTAGCTGATGTGCATCAGTATTTCTACAGAAGGACTGGTGTAATAGGGGTCCAGCCCGAAGAGGTCACTGCAGCTGCCAAAAAAGCAGTGATGGACAACCGCCTTCACAGGTGCCTCATCTGTGGGGCTCTTTCAGAGCATCACGTTCCCCCAGAGTGGCTGGCTCCAGGGGGGAAGCTGTATAACCTGGCAAAAAGTACTCATGGCCAGCTAAGGCCTGACAAAAATTACAGTTTTCCCCTGAACAGTTTGGTGTGTTCTTACAACCCTGTGAAGGATGTGCTGGTACCAGACTATGGCCTGAGTAATTTGACTGCTTGTAACTGGTGCCACGGTAACTTAATGCGTCGTGTCAGAGAGGATGGGTCTGTTTTGTATATTGATGGAGACAGAACTAATACTAGGTCTTCAGGTGGCAAATGTGGCTGTGGATTCAAACATTACTGGGAAGGTAAAGAATATGACAATCTGCCTGAAGCTTTTCCTATAACTCTAGAGTGGGGTGGAAGAGTGGTGAGAGAGACTGTCTACTGGTTCCAGTATGAAAGTGACACCTCTTTGAACAGCAATGTGTATGATGTCGCCATGAAACTTGTTACCAAGCACTTCCCTGGTGAATTTGGTAGTGAGATTCTTGTGCAGAAAGTTGTCAACACAATACTGCACCAAACTGCCAAAAAGAACCCTGATGATTATACCCCTGTAAATATTGATGGTGCTCATGCCCAAAGAGCTGAGGATGTACAGCAGGGACAAGAGTCAGAGTCGCAACTTCCAACCAAAATCATTTTGACTGGACAGAAGACTAAAACTTTGCACAAGGAGGAGCTGAATATGAGCAAGGCTGAAAGAACTGTTCAGCAGAGCATTGCAGACCAGGCTTCCGTAATGCAGAAAcggaaaagtgaaaaattgaAACAAGAGCATAAAGGGCAACCCAGGACTGCTTCTCCTGGGGCTGTTCGTGAGGGGCCCTCATCTGCACCTGCTACACCAACCAAAACCCCATATTCTCCAACatctgcaaaagaaaagaaaattcgAATAACCACCAATGATGGGAGGCAGTCAATGCTTACTCTGAAGTGCACTACCACCTTCTTGGAACTCCAGGAAGGCATAGCGAGAGAATTTAATATTCCCCCGTATTTGCAATGTATTCGCTATGGCTTTCCTCCAAAGGAGCTTCTGCCTCCCAAAGAAGGCATGGAAAACGAGCCTGTTCCTTTGCAGCACGGTGACAGGATTGCCATAGAAATTCTGAAGGGCAaggaggaaggcaggcaggctgCCTCAGCTCACTCAGCCCATGCTGTGAAGCACGAAGATGTTGCTGTGACCAGTAAGATCTCATCGAAGGATCTGCAAGAGCAAGTTGACAAGGAGATGTATTCACTCTGTCTTCTGGCAACACTCATGG GAGAAGATGTTTGGTCTTACGCAAAGGGGCTTCCTCAGTTGTTTCAGCAGGGTGGAGTCTTCTACAGCATAATGAAGAAAACAACAg GTTTGGCTGATGGCAAGCACTGCACTTTTCCACATCTGCCTGGTAAAAACTTTGTGTACAATGCAGCAGAAGACAGATTAGAGCTGTGTGTGGATGCTGCTGGGCACTTCCCGATCGGTCCTGATGTCGAAGAGCTGGTTAAAGAGGCCTTAAGTCAAGTGCGAGCAGAAGCTACTTCAAGAAGCAGGGAAGCAAGTCCTTCACATGGAATGCTGAAGCTGGGTAGTGGTGGAGTggtgaaaaagaaatctgaacaACTACATAACATAACTGCATTTCAAGGAAAGGGTCATTCCCTAGGAACTGCATCTAGTAGTCAACAACATGATCAAAGAGCCAGGGAAGCACCACTTTTAAGAAAGCATAGCACAGAAACGGACTTCAGTCCTTCTGCTAAAATTGAGCCTTCTGTATTCACAGCTGCTTCTGGTAACAGTGAGCTTATTCGAATTGCTCCGGGAGTTGTGACAATGAGAGACAGCAGGCAGCTTGACCCCACTTTGATTGAGGCACAGAGAAAAAAGTTGCAGGAAATGGTCTCTTCTATTCAGGCTTCAATGGATAGACATTTGCGGGATCAGAATACAGAGCAGTCAGCATCAGTTGATGTATCTCAAAGAAAAGTAGAGGCAGTGAGTTCAACTGCTAAAACTGGGAGCTTTCAGGCTGCCTTACCTGAATCATTCTCTGCACCAAGTGGTACTGAACACTTGAATACTGAATCAACTGATGGTAACATGGTGAATTCTGTGGGAACAACATTCCCTGCAAGGTCTAAAGCACAAAAGGGAAATTCTGTTGAGGAGCTTGAGGAGATGGATAGTCAAGATGCAGGAATCACTAATGCAACTGAGCCAATGGATCACTCTTGA